One Mycolicibacterium crocinum DNA window includes the following coding sequences:
- a CDS encoding adenylosuccinate synthase encodes MPAIVLIGAQWGDEGKGKATDLLGGRVQWVVRYQGGNNAGHTVVLPSGENFALHLIPSGILTPGVTNVIGNGVVVDPGVLLTELAGLEERGVDTSGLLISADAHLLMPYHVAIDKVTERYMGSKKIGTTGRGIGPCYQDKIARMGIRVADVLDRDLLAAKIEASLELKNQVLVKIYNRKALDADEVLETLLAQADGFKHRIADTRLQLNTALESGETVLLEGSQGTLLDVDHGTYPYVTSSNPTAGGAAVGSGIGPTRITTVLGILKAYTTRVGSGPFPTELFDEHGEYLAKTGGEIGVTTGRRRRCGWFDAVIARYATRVNGITDYFLTKLDVLSSLETVPICVGYTVDGKRTDEMPMTQSDIARAEPIYEELPGWWEDISAAREFEDLPAKARDYVLRLEELAGAYVSCIGVGPGRDQTIVRRDVLAPR; translated from the coding sequence CACCGTCGTCCTGCCCAGCGGCGAGAACTTCGCCCTGCACCTCATCCCATCGGGGATCCTCACCCCCGGCGTCACCAACGTCATCGGCAACGGTGTCGTGGTCGACCCGGGCGTACTGCTCACCGAGCTCGCCGGACTCGAGGAGCGCGGCGTCGACACCTCGGGGCTGCTGATCTCCGCCGATGCGCATCTGCTGATGCCGTACCACGTGGCCATCGACAAGGTCACCGAGCGCTACATGGGCAGCAAGAAGATCGGTACGACCGGCCGTGGCATCGGCCCCTGCTACCAGGACAAGATCGCCCGGATGGGCATCCGCGTCGCCGACGTCCTGGACCGCGACCTGCTGGCCGCCAAGATCGAGGCCTCCCTCGAGCTCAAGAACCAGGTACTGGTCAAGATCTACAACCGCAAGGCGCTGGATGCCGACGAGGTGCTCGAGACGCTGCTGGCCCAGGCCGACGGCTTCAAGCACCGCATCGCCGACACCCGCCTGCAACTCAACACCGCGCTGGAGTCCGGCGAGACGGTCCTGCTGGAGGGCTCACAGGGCACCCTGCTCGACGTCGACCACGGCACCTACCCCTACGTCACGTCGTCCAACCCCACCGCCGGTGGCGCCGCCGTCGGGTCGGGCATCGGCCCCACCCGGATCACCACCGTGCTCGGCATCCTGAAGGCCTACACCACTCGGGTCGGCTCGGGCCCGTTCCCCACCGAGCTGTTCGACGAACACGGCGAGTACCTGGCCAAGACCGGCGGAGAGATTGGCGTGACCACCGGACGCCGCCGGCGCTGCGGCTGGTTCGACGCCGTGATCGCCCGCTACGCGACCCGCGTCAACGGCATCACCGACTACTTCCTCACCAAGCTCGACGTGCTGTCCAGCCTGGAGACGGTGCCGATCTGCGTCGGTTACACAGTCGACGGCAAGCGCACCGACGAGATGCCGATGACCCAGAGCGACATCGCCCGCGCCGAGCCGATCTACGAGGAACTGCCGGGCTGGTGGGAGGACATCTCCGCGGCTCGCGAGTTCGAGGATCTGCCCGCCAAGGCGCGTGACTATGTGTTGCGTCTGGAAGAGCTTGCCGGAGCGTATGTTTCGTGCATCGGTGTCGGACCCGGCCGGGACCAGACGATCGTGCGTCGCGACGTGCTGGCCCCGCGATGA
- a CDS encoding PaaI family thioesterase produces the protein MTDRDEYELDPDYYKHGGFPKFEVARPGPGFGRFLTAMRRVQDLAVSADPDPDTWTAAAEGAEELVRLLEGFEAPEGVGPANRVPSLPGAGSLLMPPYRVTQFDSEAVELTVTFSRFHVGGNYAVHGGVLPLTFDSVFGMVIHATGRPISRTAFLHVDYRNVTPIDTELTVRGWLREAEGRKAFVNAEMRTPDGTLCAEAHGLMVRLLPGQP, from the coding sequence ATGACCGATCGCGACGAATACGAACTCGACCCTGATTACTACAAGCACGGCGGCTTCCCGAAATTTGAAGTCGCGCGGCCCGGACCGGGATTCGGCCGGTTCCTGACCGCGATGCGCCGCGTCCAGGACTTGGCCGTGTCGGCCGACCCGGACCCGGACACCTGGACCGCGGCGGCCGAGGGCGCCGAGGAACTGGTGCGGCTGCTGGAAGGGTTCGAGGCCCCCGAGGGTGTCGGTCCGGCCAACCGGGTGCCGAGCCTGCCCGGCGCGGGCAGCCTGCTGATGCCGCCCTATCGCGTGACTCAATTCGATTCCGAGGCAGTCGAATTGACTGTCACCTTCAGCCGGTTCCATGTCGGCGGCAATTACGCCGTGCACGGTGGTGTCCTGCCACTGACGTTCGACTCGGTGTTTGGGATGGTCATCCACGCCACCGGGCGACCGATCAGCCGGACCGCGTTCCTGCACGTCGACTACCGCAACGTCACCCCGATCGACACCGAGCTGACCGTTCGCGGCTGGCTGCGGGAAGCCGAGGGCCGCAAGGCCTTCGTCAACGCCGAGATGAGGACGCCGGACGGCACGCTCTGCGCCGAAGCACACGGGTTGATGGTGCGTCTACTGCCCGGCCAGCCCTGA
- a CDS encoding cytochrome P450 — MTSAAALPPLHMRRNGFDPTSELRDIRDGDGVVTAVNAFGMQVYLITRYDDVKAVLSNHEHFANGRPPGFVLPGAPQLSEEEQAGARAGNLLALDPPAHTRLRRMLTGEFTVRRMKALEPRIVEIVDDRLDALERAGAPADLVAEFALPIPSLVICELLGVPYADRDDFQRRSARQLDLSIPIPERMELVRQGREYMGTLVAAARRAPGEDMLGMLVRDHGTELSDNELIGIAGLLLLAGHETTSNMLSLGTLALLRHPDQLAAVRDDPDAVAPAVEELLRWLSIVHSSIPRLATADTEVAGVPIPAGSLVLASLASGNRDAAFVDDPDVLDIRRDIVSHLAFGHGVHHCLGAPLARMEMRIAFPALLRRFPELACAEPFDALEFKPFHFIYGLRSMPVTW; from the coding sequence ATGACATCTGCTGCCGCGCTGCCACCACTGCACATGCGGCGCAACGGGTTCGACCCAACATCGGAGCTGCGTGACATCCGCGACGGTGACGGTGTGGTCACCGCCGTCAACGCGTTCGGCATGCAGGTGTACCTGATCACCCGCTACGACGACGTCAAGGCGGTGCTGTCGAATCACGAGCACTTCGCCAACGGACGGCCCCCGGGCTTCGTGCTGCCCGGTGCGCCGCAGCTGTCCGAGGAGGAGCAGGCCGGCGCACGGGCAGGCAACCTGCTGGCCCTGGACCCGCCGGCGCACACCCGGCTACGCCGAATGCTGACCGGCGAGTTCACCGTGCGCAGAATGAAGGCGCTGGAACCGCGGATCGTCGAAATCGTCGACGATCGGCTCGACGCGCTCGAACGAGCCGGGGCGCCAGCCGATCTGGTGGCCGAGTTCGCTTTGCCGATCCCGTCGCTGGTCATCTGCGAGCTGCTCGGTGTGCCCTACGCCGACCGCGACGATTTTCAACGACGCAGCGCCCGTCAGCTTGATTTGTCGATCCCCATTCCCGAGCGCATGGAGCTGGTACGCCAGGGACGCGAGTACATGGGCACGCTGGTGGCGGCGGCCCGTCGCGCCCCCGGTGAGGACATGCTCGGCATGCTGGTGCGTGACCACGGCACCGAGCTGAGCGACAACGAGCTGATCGGGATCGCGGGTCTGCTGCTGCTCGCCGGCCACGAAACCACGTCCAACATGCTGAGCCTGGGAACCCTGGCGCTGCTGCGCCACCCCGATCAGCTCGCCGCGGTCCGCGACGACCCCGATGCGGTTGCCCCGGCCGTCGAGGAACTGCTGCGCTGGCTGTCGATCGTGCACAGCAGCATCCCGCGACTCGCCACCGCCGACACCGAGGTCGCCGGTGTTCCGATACCGGCGGGCAGTCTGGTGCTCGCGTCGTTGGCGTCGGGCAATCGGGACGCGGCATTCGTCGATGATCCCGATGTCCTGGACATCAGGCGGGATATCGTGAGCCACTTGGCATTTGGGCACGGTGTACACCACTGCCTGGGTGCACCGCTGGCCCGTATGGAGATGCGGATCGCTTTTCCCGCGCTGCTGCGGCGGTTCCCGGAACTGGCGTGCGCGGAGCCGTTCGACGCGCTCGAGTTCAAGCCGTTTCACTTCATTTACGGGCTACGGTCGATGCCGGTGACCTGGTGA
- a CDS encoding MMPL family transporter translates to MHQGLDARRPVWDRIGELVSNRHSWLLALVITLIGGGLMGLIGQSSSADQSPVALPPSAESAKAAALLKDFPGGGAAPVILVVSRPDGAALTPADLAAAEAARERMVATTGKGGPPIPVTTSQDGKAALAPVAVDATLSGFALNDEVKSLREAAKSGLPDDLTVNVTGGPAFGADIANAFSGANITLLAVTGAVVALLLIITYRSPVLWLVPLLVIAFADRVAAVLGSAIAEATGMAADGSTSGITSVLVFGAGTNYALLLISRYREELRSAPDHRAALRTAVRFAGPAIAASNATVVLALLTLLLASSPSTRSLGVQAASGLVVAAVFVLLALPPLLALFGPKLFWPFVPRPGGEQITSTGAWHRVADWVSNHAGRVTVASTAVLIALATGLLATPVGLNQIDQFRVSADSVAGYRTLSAHFPSGLTDPTRVIGHTDVGTALEQAIRATPGVVSVNPAGESATGLRQWQVVLSAEPASDGAFTTVAALRDSVHQVDPGALVGGSDAQALDAKNAAVRDRWVVIPAILVVVLAVLYILLRAALAPLVLVAATVLSTMAALGLGGWVSVHLLGFPALDNTTPLFAFLFLVALGVDYTIFLVTRAREETPQHGTRGGIVRAVSATGAVITSAGIVLAAVFTVLGVLPLIVLTQLGIIVGLGILLDTFVVRTVVIPALFTLIGPAIWWPAFTRSELEHAEGA, encoded by the coding sequence ATGCACCAAGGACTCGACGCCCGGCGCCCCGTCTGGGATCGCATCGGCGAGCTCGTCAGCAACCGGCATTCCTGGTTATTGGCCCTGGTCATCACACTCATCGGCGGCGGACTGATGGGCCTCATCGGCCAGAGCTCCTCGGCCGACCAGTCCCCGGTCGCGCTGCCACCCAGCGCCGAATCAGCGAAGGCCGCCGCGCTGCTCAAGGACTTCCCGGGCGGCGGAGCGGCACCGGTGATCCTCGTCGTCAGCCGGCCGGACGGCGCGGCGCTGACACCGGCCGACCTGGCCGCCGCAGAGGCGGCGCGTGAGCGCATGGTCGCCACCACCGGCAAGGGTGGCCCGCCCATCCCGGTGACGACCTCCCAAGACGGTAAGGCCGCGTTGGCGCCGGTAGCGGTCGATGCCACCTTGTCCGGCTTCGCGCTCAACGATGAAGTCAAGTCGCTGCGGGAGGCGGCCAAGTCCGGACTGCCGGACGACCTGACGGTCAATGTCACCGGTGGGCCGGCCTTCGGCGCGGACATCGCCAACGCGTTCTCCGGTGCCAACATCACCCTGCTGGCCGTCACCGGCGCGGTGGTCGCATTGCTGCTGATCATCACCTACCGCTCGCCGGTGCTGTGGCTGGTGCCGCTTCTGGTCATCGCGTTCGCCGATCGGGTGGCCGCGGTGCTCGGATCGGCGATCGCCGAAGCCACCGGCATGGCGGCCGATGGTTCGACGTCGGGCATCACCAGCGTGCTGGTGTTCGGTGCGGGGACGAACTATGCGCTGCTGTTGATTTCACGCTATCGCGAGGAGTTGCGCTCAGCGCCCGACCACCGGGCAGCGCTGCGCACCGCCGTCCGGTTCGCCGGACCGGCGATCGCGGCCAGTAATGCGACCGTGGTGCTGGCCCTGCTGACGCTGTTGCTCGCCTCATCGCCCAGCACCCGCAGCCTCGGTGTCCAGGCCGCCTCCGGGCTGGTGGTCGCCGCCGTTTTCGTGCTGCTGGCGCTGCCGCCACTGCTCGCACTGTTCGGCCCGAAATTGTTCTGGCCCTTCGTACCTCGCCCAGGTGGCGAACAAATCACCAGCACCGGCGCGTGGCACCGGGTCGCGGACTGGGTGTCGAACCACGCCGGCCGGGTCACGGTCGCCTCCACCGCGGTGCTGATCGCGCTCGCCACCGGCCTGTTGGCAACTCCGGTGGGGCTCAACCAGATCGACCAGTTCAGGGTCAGTGCCGATTCGGTGGCCGGCTACCGCACGCTGTCGGCCCACTTCCCCAGCGGCCTCACCGATCCGACGCGGGTCATCGGTCACACCGATGTCGGCACGGCGCTCGAGCAGGCCATCCGGGCCACTCCGGGCGTGGTCTCGGTCAACCCGGCGGGTGAATCGGCCACCGGTCTGCGTCAGTGGCAGGTCGTGCTCTCCGCCGAACCCGCCTCCGACGGTGCCTTCACTACTGTTGCCGCGCTGCGGGATTCGGTCCATCAAGTCGACCCCGGCGCGCTGGTGGGCGGATCGGACGCGCAAGCACTGGACGCCAAGAACGCCGCGGTGCGCGACCGCTGGGTGGTGATCCCGGCGATCCTCGTCGTCGTCCTTGCCGTGCTCTACATCCTGCTGCGGGCGGCCCTCGCCCCGCTGGTGCTGGTGGCCGCCACTGTGCTGTCCACCATGGCCGCACTCGGACTGGGCGGCTGGGTCAGCGTGCACCTGCTCGGCTTTCCCGCACTGGACAACACCACGCCGCTGTTCGCGTTCCTGTTCCTGGTGGCGCTCGGTGTGGACTACACCATCTTCCTGGTGACCCGGGCTCGTGAGGAGACACCGCAGCACGGCACGCGGGGCGGCATCGTGCGAGCGGTGTCGGCGACGGGCGCGGTGATCACCAGCGCAGGCATCGTGCTGGCAGCGGTGTTCACCGTGCTGGGTGTGCTGCCGCTGATCGTGCTGACCCAGCTCGGCATCATCGTGGGCCTGGGCATCCTGCTGGATACGTTCGTGGTCCGAACAGTGGTGATCCCGGCGCTGTTCACCCTGATCGGGCCCGCGATCTGGTGGCCGGCGTTCACGCGGTCGGAGCTCGAGCACGCCGAGGGCGCGTAA
- a CDS encoding MarR family winged helix-turn-helix transcriptional regulator, with protein sequence MESAGRPALESAVVADVQALSAESDQIGRAFAGIHRLSANDFRALVHVMVAENAGTPLTAGELRSRMGLSGAAITYLVERMIESGHLRRDSDPADRRKVILRYADHGIEVGRAFFTPLATHTHRVLAELPDEDLAAAHRVFTAVLEAMTAFRADLSS encoded by the coding sequence ATGGAGTCAGCCGGTCGGCCTGCGCTGGAGTCCGCCGTGGTGGCCGACGTCCAAGCCTTATCGGCCGAGTCGGACCAGATCGGCCGGGCGTTCGCGGGCATCCACCGGCTGTCGGCCAATGACTTCCGCGCGCTGGTGCACGTGATGGTCGCCGAGAACGCCGGCACTCCGCTGACTGCGGGCGAGCTGCGTAGCCGGATGGGACTGTCGGGTGCGGCCATCACCTATCTGGTCGAGCGGATGATCGAATCCGGCCACCTGCGGCGCGACTCGGATCCGGCCGACCGGCGCAAGGTGATCCTGCGCTACGCCGATCACGGCATCGAGGTGGGCCGCGCGTTCTTCACGCCATTGGCCACCCACACCCATCGCGTCCTGGCCGAACTGCCGGATGAGGATCTCGCGGCCGCGCACCGCGTCTTCACCGCAGTTCTCGAAGCAATGACCGCGTTCCGCGCCGATCTGAGTTCATAG
- a CDS encoding alkaline phosphatase family protein: protein MIGIDGTNLSAILANPDNVNLQALMTTGTTAASTMVGHTTISNPSWTGILTGVWSEKTGLFNNVFTPWTYDKWPTVFNQLETFDPSIQTTAIADWENIAQIAGAGSIPADVIKFFPKYNNSWLDTDDLVGQASVDAINGTTAGVSSFNFTYFVGVDNTGHEYDAGSQQYKDALKNVDENVGDIMQAVTDWNTAHPMEKWTVLVTTDHGQVPWPTIRLGSDMRAHGFQTPWETTTFVIANGAGFTAGAINNTYSNIDITPTVDALFGLTPPSYSAGSPLMDLAGSDYLPVVAGFDGINQALTDAIAMYGYPDVVTNIALDLRTVAGFVPYFVYSVFNGLTADMSSPLKLPIQFVGAVLYQLVNIPVQIIARLTGVTGNQIIPPDLWPYTTVPGVQPLPPATAVPSLEAIAV from the coding sequence GTGATCGGCATCGACGGAACGAATCTCAGCGCGATCCTGGCCAACCCCGACAATGTCAACCTGCAGGCCCTGATGACCACCGGAACCACCGCGGCGTCCACCATGGTCGGGCACACCACGATCTCCAACCCATCGTGGACGGGCATCTTGACCGGCGTGTGGAGCGAGAAGACGGGCCTGTTCAACAATGTCTTCACGCCGTGGACCTACGACAAGTGGCCGACGGTCTTCAATCAGCTCGAGACTTTCGATCCGTCCATCCAGACCACGGCGATCGCGGACTGGGAGAACATCGCCCAGATCGCCGGGGCCGGTTCGATTCCCGCTGACGTCATCAAGTTCTTCCCGAAGTACAACAACAGCTGGCTGGACACCGACGACCTGGTGGGCCAGGCGTCCGTCGACGCGATCAACGGCACTACCGCGGGCGTCTCGAGCTTCAACTTCACGTACTTCGTCGGCGTCGACAACACCGGACACGAGTACGACGCCGGGTCGCAGCAATACAAGGATGCGCTGAAGAACGTCGACGAGAACGTCGGCGACATCATGCAAGCGGTCACCGACTGGAACACTGCGCATCCCATGGAGAAGTGGACGGTGCTGGTGACCACCGATCACGGCCAGGTGCCGTGGCCGACGATCCGGCTCGGCTCGGACATGCGGGCACACGGATTCCAAACCCCTTGGGAGACCACCACCTTCGTGATCGCAAACGGCGCTGGATTCACCGCCGGGGCGATTAACAACACCTATTCCAACATCGACATCACCCCCACGGTGGACGCACTGTTCGGGCTGACCCCCCCGTCCTATTCGGCCGGTTCGCCTCTGATGGATCTCGCCGGAAGTGATTACCTGCCCGTGGTGGCCGGCTTCGATGGGATCAACCAGGCGCTGACCGACGCGATCGCGATGTACGGCTACCCCGACGTGGTGACCAACATCGCCCTGGACCTGCGGACCGTCGCGGGATTCGTTCCCTATTTCGTGTACTCGGTCTTCAACGGCCTCACCGCGGATATGTCGTCACCGCTGAAGCTGCCCATTCAGTTCGTCGGTGCGGTGCTCTACCAGCTGGTCAACATCCCGGTGCAGATCATCGCGCGGTTGACCGGGGTGACCGGCAACCAGATCATTCCGCCGGACCTCTGGCCGTACACGACGGTGCCCGGCGTACAGCCGCTGCCGCCGGCGACCGCGGTGCCCAGCCTGGAGGCCATCGCCGTCTGA
- a CDS encoding AAA family ATPase — MLDTVAVENYRSLRRLILPLRGLNVVTGPNGSGKSSLYRALRLLADSARNGAVSALAREGGLSSTMWAGPGTKGPVSLKLGFAGEDFGYAVDFGMPQETETAFNLDPEIKSEAVWAGATLRPSTLLAQRSVRTVLLRDADDGWRTAATLRPFDSMLSEIADPQAAPELLALRERVRSWRFYDHVRTDSDAPARRPQIGTRTMMLSHDGADLAAALQTIAEIGDARALAEAVDNAFPGSRVEIPNTDGRFEVTLRQPGMLRALTAAELSDGTLRYLLWAAALLTPRPAELTVLNEPESSLHPELLPALAALIARSSERSQIVVVTHAAALVTALREAQRDVNAIELTKQQGQTAIVGQGLLDEPSWHWPARG; from the coding sequence GTGCTCGACACCGTCGCTGTGGAGAACTACCGGTCGCTGCGCCGGCTGATCCTGCCGCTGCGCGGCCTCAACGTCGTGACCGGGCCGAACGGCTCCGGCAAGTCCAGCCTGTACCGGGCGCTGCGGCTGCTGGCCGATTCGGCACGCAACGGTGCCGTCAGTGCGCTGGCCCGCGAGGGCGGGTTGAGTTCGACCATGTGGGCGGGACCGGGCACCAAGGGTCCGGTCAGCCTCAAGCTGGGCTTCGCCGGGGAGGACTTCGGCTACGCCGTGGACTTCGGCATGCCTCAGGAGACCGAGACGGCATTCAACCTCGATCCCGAGATCAAGTCGGAAGCCGTGTGGGCCGGTGCGACCCTGCGCCCCTCGACGTTGTTGGCGCAGCGGTCGGTGCGCACGGTTCTGCTCCGCGACGCCGACGACGGCTGGCGGACGGCGGCCACCTTGCGGCCGTTCGACAGCATGCTCAGCGAGATCGCCGATCCGCAGGCCGCACCCGAGCTGCTGGCGCTGCGTGAGCGCGTCCGGTCCTGGCGGTTCTACGACCACGTCCGCACCGACAGCGACGCGCCCGCTCGCAGGCCCCAGATCGGCACTCGCACAATGATGTTGAGTCATGACGGCGCGGACCTTGCCGCCGCCCTGCAGACCATCGCGGAGATCGGCGACGCCCGGGCACTGGCCGAGGCCGTCGACAATGCCTTCCCCGGCAGCCGGGTGGAGATCCCCAACACCGACGGCCGCTTCGAGGTCACCCTGCGCCAGCCGGGCATGCTGCGCGCTCTGACGGCGGCCGAGCTGTCCGACGGCACGCTGCGCTACCTCCTGTGGGCCGCCGCGCTGCTGACTCCGCGCCCGGCGGAGCTGACCGTGCTCAACGAGCCCGAGTCCAGCCTGCACCCGGAGTTGCTACCCGCGCTGGCCGCGCTCATCGCACGATCCTCCGAGCGGTCGCAGATCGTCGTCGTCACCCACGCCGCCGCGTTGGTCACCGCATTGCGTGAGGCCCAGCGCGACGTCAACGCCATCGAACTCACCAAGCAGCAGGGCCAGACCGCGATCGTCGGCCAGGGCCTGCTCGACGAGCCGTCCTGGCACTGGCCTGCGCGGGGATGA